Proteins from a single region of Runella sp. SP2:
- a CDS encoding efflux RND transporter periplasmic adaptor subunit yields MKLTIKFPKMPFGPSFLSGLLFCSAIFVLTACSEKTSETNATAAPADENLIQLSDAQLKNAEIVTGTLTQRPISSVLKVNGRVEVPPQNVVSISVPTGGYLDETDLLVGMNVRKGQVLAVMEDQQYIQLQQDYLTAKSKINFLENEYLRQKDLNQSKASSDKVYQLSEAEFRSQKVLISALAQKLRLVGINPDHLSENNITRTVKVISPINGYVSKINTNIGKYVSPTEVMFELVNPSDIHLVLKVFEKDVDKLYIGQKIWAYTNNQPERKHLSEVIMIGKDLTSDRATEVQCHFRQYDKALIPGTYMNAEVEVKNNQAYVLPEDAIVRYQGKQYAFVQKSNKEFLMSEVNVGNTENGFTEILSPAPSQHNFVVKGAYTLLMSLKNKSEE; encoded by the coding sequence ATGAAACTTACCATAAAATTCCCAAAAATGCCTTTCGGTCCCTCTTTTTTGAGTGGACTCCTTTTCTGTTCAGCCATTTTTGTTCTCACAGCTTGCAGTGAGAAAACCTCCGAAACCAACGCCACCGCTGCCCCAGCGGATGAAAACTTGATTCAACTCAGCGATGCTCAGCTCAAAAACGCCGAGATTGTAACGGGAACATTGACCCAACGGCCTATTTCATCGGTGTTGAAGGTCAACGGACGCGTTGAAGTTCCACCCCAAAACGTAGTTTCCATCAGTGTACCTACGGGTGGTTATTTAGACGAAACCGATTTGTTGGTAGGGATGAACGTTCGCAAAGGGCAAGTATTGGCTGTCATGGAAGACCAGCAGTACATTCAACTCCAGCAGGATTATTTGACGGCAAAATCTAAAATCAACTTCCTCGAAAACGAGTATTTGCGCCAAAAAGACCTCAATCAAAGCAAAGCCAGCAGCGACAAAGTGTATCAGCTTTCGGAGGCCGAGTTTCGGAGCCAAAAAGTGTTGATTAGCGCCTTAGCCCAAAAACTTCGGTTGGTAGGCATCAATCCCGACCATTTGAGCGAAAACAACATTACGCGTACCGTTAAGGTCATTTCGCCCATCAACGGCTATGTGTCTAAAATCAATACCAACATCGGCAAGTACGTCTCACCGACGGAAGTGATGTTTGAATTGGTGAACCCTTCGGACATTCACTTGGTACTGAAAGTGTTTGAAAAAGACGTGGATAAACTCTACATCGGGCAGAAAATTTGGGCTTATACCAACAATCAACCCGAGCGAAAACACCTTTCAGAAGTAATTATGATTGGGAAAGACCTTACGTCTGACCGTGCCACGGAAGTACAATGTCATTTTCGACAGTACGACAAAGCCCTCATTCCAGGCACGTACATGAACGCGGAAGTAGAAGTTAAAAACAACCAAGCTTACGTACTTCCCGAAGATGCCATTGTGAGGTACCAAGGTAAACAGTACGCTTTTGTCCAGAAATCAAATAAAGAATTTTTGATGAGTGAAGTCAACGTAGGGAATACCGAAAATGGCTTTACTGAGATTTTGTCTCCAGCGCCCAGTCAGCACAATTTTGTGGTAAAAGGCGCTTATACGCTTTTGATGAGCCTGAAAAACAAGTCAGAAGAGTAA